The following are from one region of the Vidua chalybeata isolate OUT-0048 chromosome 12, bVidCha1 merged haplotype, whole genome shotgun sequence genome:
- the LOC128794200 gene encoding acylamino-acid-releasing enzyme-like isoform X8 has product MATGTEKGVEAVHGPAACYRELSRFPAVTRAALRAAAGGQTFLLYTECSRPDLARRRLLRFGRHYSLRRTAGREGLAVSRTALSAEIHSQLLSQDSPTGQRRAVLKRCPRQGHELLEVWDSGGCSHSVDLTALGKHEDVYTEGPFACLAWSHSETRLLYVAEKSRPKRQPPCPWDVPGAAWPAAEDEDEEGKQFVYHEDWGEALSTRSMPVLCVLDLEGLSLSVLQGVPEDLCPGQALWSPDDRGVVFVGWWHKPFRLGLNACSNRRSGIFHLDLASGCCELLSAENGSVCSPRLSPDGQHLLYLEGVVGGPHRQCLRLRMLTWQTRQTVTVLDVVQEPTEAFTGLYAEVLPPRCWAADSRRAVLGTPQRSRTDLLLVDTETCTVTNLTAGSSEGCWELLTLQWDLLVATCSAPHHPPCLVVAVLPPAGQELPLGWVPVEDTPTVPGVTWKTLTVQPPCSGQGPTAQDTQAFEALLLSPSDGTPPHPLVVCPHGGPHAVFDARWRPSMAALCQLGFAVLLVNYRGSLGFGQASISSLLSRVGEQDVADTQLAVEQALHREPLDPHRLALLAGSHGAFIALHLLTREPERYQACALRSPVCNLPALLGTSDIPDWRYTSLGLPYSFERVPCADEVATMLLRSPIAQAAQVHTPVLLCVGARDRRVSPTQALELYRVLRARGVPARLLWYPEGGHALAGVETEADVFKNCAHWLLQHLGQPRRDGTGQHSP; this is encoded by the exons ATGGCCACGGGGACCGAGAAGGGTGTGGAG GCGGTCCACGGCCCCGCTGCCTGCTACCGGGAGCTGAGCCGGTTTCCTGCTGTCACCCGTGCCGCCCTCAGGGCCGCGGCTGGGGGCCAGACCTTCCTGCTCTACACCG AGTGCAGCCGGCCCGACCTTGCCCGCAGGCGGCTCCTGCGCTTCGGCCGCCACTACAGCCTGCGGCGCACAGCCGGCCGCGAGGGCCTCGCCGTCAGCCGGACCGCGCTCAGCGCCGAGATCCACAGCCA GCTCCTCAGCCAGGACTCGCCCACGGGGCAGCGCCGCGCCGTGCTCAAACGCTGCCCGCGGCAGGGCCACGAGCTGCTGGAG GTGTGGGACAGCGGGGGATGCAGCCACAGCGTGGATCTCACGGCGCTGGGGAAGCATGAGGACGTCTACACGGAGG GGCCTTTTGCCTGCCTGGCCTGGTCACACTCGGAGACACGGCTCCTCTATGTGGCTGAGAAGAGCCGGCCCAAACGACAGCCCCCCTGCCCCTGGgatgtgccaggagcagcctggccagcagcagaggatgaggatgaggag GGCAAGCAGTTTGTGTACCACGAGGACTGGGGGGAGGCCCTGAGCACACGCAGCATGCCAGTCCTCTGCGTCCTGGACCTGGAGGGCCTCAGCctgtcagtgctgcagggagTCCCGGAGGACCTCTGCCCTGGCCAG GCCCTGTGGTCCCCGGATGACCGTGGTGTGGTGTTCGTGGGCTGGTGGCACAAGCCTTTCCGCCTGGGGCTGAACGCCTGCTCCAATAGGAG GTCAGGGATTTTCCACTTGGACCTGGCCAGCGGGTGCTGCG agctgctgtcagcagagaATGGTTCTGTCTGCTCCCCCCGGCTGAGCCCTGATGGCCAGCACCTGCTCTACCTGGAGGGGGTTGTGGGGGGGCCCCACCGGCAGTGTCTGCGCCTGCGCATG CTCACCTGGCAGACAAGGCAGACGGTGACAGTGCTCGACGTGGTTCAGGAGCCCACGGAGG CCTTCACCGGGCTCTATGCAGAGGTGCTGCCACCGCGGTGCTGGGCAGCTGACAGCCGGCGAGCCGTGCTGGGCACCCCTCAGCGGAGCCGCACG GACCTGCTGCTCGTGGATACGGAGACGTGCACCGTCACCAACCTCACAGCAG GGTCATCTGAagggtgctgggagctgctcacTCTCCAGTGGGACTTGCTGGTGGCCACCTGCTCAgccccccaccaccccccctGCCTG GTGGTGGCCGTGCTGCCACCAGCAGGCCAGGAGTTGCCCCTCGGCTGGGTGCCAGTGGAGGACACCCCAACGGTGCCTGGTGTCACCTGGAAGACCCTGACGGTGCAGCCACCCTGCAGTGGGCAGGGCCCCACTGCACAGG ATACCCAGGCTTTTGAGGCCCTGCTGCTGAGCCCCTCAGATGGCACACCACCACACCCCCTCGTTGTGTGCCCCCATG GTGGCCCCCATGCTGTCTTCGATGCCCGCTGGCGTCCGAGCATGGCTGCACTGTGCCAGCTGGGCTTCGCTGTGCTCCTGG TGAACTATCGTGGCTCCCTGGGCTTCGGCCAGGCCAGCATCAGCTCCCTGCTTTCCCGTGTGGGTGAGCAGGATGTGGCAGACACCCAG CTGGCAGTGGAGCAGGCACTGCACAGAGAGCCCCTGGACCCACACcgcctggccctgctggctggCTCCCACGGAGCCTTCATTGCCCTCCACCTCCTCACCCGTGAGCCCGAGCGTTACCAAGCCTGTGCCCTGCGCAGCCCCGTCTGCAACCTGCCCGCACTGCTGGGCACCTCTGACATCCCTGACTG GCGCTACACCTCCCTAGGGCTGCCCTACTCCTTTGAGCGGGTGCCATGTGCTGACGAGGTGGCCACCATGCTACTGCGCTCGCCCATCGCCCAGGCAGCCCAG gtgcACACACCGGTGTTGCTGTGCGTGGGCGCCCGGGACCGGCGCGTCAGCCCCACGCAGGCGCTGGAGCTGTACCGGGTGCTGCGGGCCAGGGGTGTGCCAGCACG GCTGCTGTGGTACCCAGAGGGTGGCCACGCACTGGCTGGTGTGGAGACAGAGGCCGATGTCTTCAAGAACTGTGCGCACTggctcctccagcacctggggCAGCCCAGGCGGGATGGGAcaggccagcacagcccctaG
- the LOC128794200 gene encoding acylamino-acid-releasing enzyme-like isoform X7, whose amino-acid sequence MATGTEKGVEHVPFLIQAVHGPAACYRELSRFPAVTRAALRAAAGGQTFLLYTECSRPDLARRRLLRFGRHYSLRRTAGREGLAVSRTALSAEIHSQLLSQDSPTGQRRAVLKRCPRQGHELLEVWDSGGCSHSVDLTALGKHEDVYTEGPFACLAWSHSETRLLYVAEKSRPKRQPPCPWDVPGAAWPAAEDEDEEGKQFVYHEDWGEALSTRSMPVLCVLDLEGLSLSVLQGVPEDLCPGQALWSPDDRGVVFVGWWHKPFRLGLNACSNRRSGIFHLDLASGCCGERWGPGGCPGHPWDADPLLFTELLSAENGSVCSPRLSPDGQHLLYLEGVVGGPHRQCLRLRMLTWQTRQTVTVLDVVQEPTEAFTGLYAEVLPPRCWAADSRRAVLGTPQRSRTDLLLVDTETCTVTNLTAGSSEGCWELLTLQWDLLVATCSAPHHPPCLVVAVLPPAGQELPLGWVPVEDTPTVPGVTWKTLTVQPPCSGQGPTAQDTQAFEALLLSPSDGTPPHPLVVCPHGGPHAVFDARWRPSMAALCQLGFAVLLVNYRGSLGFGQASISSLLSRVGEQDVADTQLAVEQALHREPLDPHRLALLAGSHGAFIALHLLTREPERYQACALRSPVCNLPALLGTSDIPDWRYTSLGLPYSFERVPCADEVATMLLRSPIAQAAQVHTPVLLCVGARDRRVSPTQALELYRVLRARGVPARLLWYPEGGHALAGVETEADVFKNCAHWLLQHLGQPRRDGTGQHSP is encoded by the exons ATGGCCACGGGGACCGAGAAGGGTGTGGAG CATGTCCCTTTCCTCATCCAGGCGGTCCACGGCCCCGCTGCCTGCTACCGGGAGCTGAGCCGGTTTCCTGCTGTCACCCGTGCCGCCCTCAGGGCCGCGGCTGGGGGCCAGACCTTCCTGCTCTACACCG AGTGCAGCCGGCCCGACCTTGCCCGCAGGCGGCTCCTGCGCTTCGGCCGCCACTACAGCCTGCGGCGCACAGCCGGCCGCGAGGGCCTCGCCGTCAGCCGGACCGCGCTCAGCGCCGAGATCCACAGCCA GCTCCTCAGCCAGGACTCGCCCACGGGGCAGCGCCGCGCCGTGCTCAAACGCTGCCCGCGGCAGGGCCACGAGCTGCTGGAG GTGTGGGACAGCGGGGGATGCAGCCACAGCGTGGATCTCACGGCGCTGGGGAAGCATGAGGACGTCTACACGGAGG GGCCTTTTGCCTGCCTGGCCTGGTCACACTCGGAGACACGGCTCCTCTATGTGGCTGAGAAGAGCCGGCCCAAACGACAGCCCCCCTGCCCCTGGgatgtgccaggagcagcctggccagcagcagaggatgaggatgaggag GGCAAGCAGTTTGTGTACCACGAGGACTGGGGGGAGGCCCTGAGCACACGCAGCATGCCAGTCCTCTGCGTCCTGGACCTGGAGGGCCTCAGCctgtcagtgctgcagggagTCCCGGAGGACCTCTGCCCTGGCCAG GCCCTGTGGTCCCCGGATGACCGTGGTGTGGTGTTCGTGGGCTGGTGGCACAAGCCTTTCCGCCTGGGGCTGAACGCCTGCTCCAATAGGAG GTCAGGGATTTTCCACTTGGACCTGGCCAGCGGGTGCTGCGGTGAGCGCTGGGGCCCTGGGGGGtgccctgggcatccctgggatgCTGACCCCTTGTTGttcacagagctgctgtcagcagagaATGGTTCTGTCTGCTCCCCCCGGCTGAGCCCTGATGGCCAGCACCTGCTCTACCTGGAGGGGGTTGTGGGGGGGCCCCACCGGCAGTGTCTGCGCCTGCGCATG CTCACCTGGCAGACAAGGCAGACGGTGACAGTGCTCGACGTGGTTCAGGAGCCCACGGAGG CCTTCACCGGGCTCTATGCAGAGGTGCTGCCACCGCGGTGCTGGGCAGCTGACAGCCGGCGAGCCGTGCTGGGCACCCCTCAGCGGAGCCGCACG GACCTGCTGCTCGTGGATACGGAGACGTGCACCGTCACCAACCTCACAGCAG GGTCATCTGAagggtgctgggagctgctcacTCTCCAGTGGGACTTGCTGGTGGCCACCTGCTCAgccccccaccaccccccctGCCTG GTGGTGGCCGTGCTGCCACCAGCAGGCCAGGAGTTGCCCCTCGGCTGGGTGCCAGTGGAGGACACCCCAACGGTGCCTGGTGTCACCTGGAAGACCCTGACGGTGCAGCCACCCTGCAGTGGGCAGGGCCCCACTGCACAGG ATACCCAGGCTTTTGAGGCCCTGCTGCTGAGCCCCTCAGATGGCACACCACCACACCCCCTCGTTGTGTGCCCCCATG GTGGCCCCCATGCTGTCTTCGATGCCCGCTGGCGTCCGAGCATGGCTGCACTGTGCCAGCTGGGCTTCGCTGTGCTCCTGG TGAACTATCGTGGCTCCCTGGGCTTCGGCCAGGCCAGCATCAGCTCCCTGCTTTCCCGTGTGGGTGAGCAGGATGTGGCAGACACCCAG CTGGCAGTGGAGCAGGCACTGCACAGAGAGCCCCTGGACCCACACcgcctggccctgctggctggCTCCCACGGAGCCTTCATTGCCCTCCACCTCCTCACCCGTGAGCCCGAGCGTTACCAAGCCTGTGCCCTGCGCAGCCCCGTCTGCAACCTGCCCGCACTGCTGGGCACCTCTGACATCCCTGACTG GCGCTACACCTCCCTAGGGCTGCCCTACTCCTTTGAGCGGGTGCCATGTGCTGACGAGGTGGCCACCATGCTACTGCGCTCGCCCATCGCCCAGGCAGCCCAG gtgcACACACCGGTGTTGCTGTGCGTGGGCGCCCGGGACCGGCGCGTCAGCCCCACGCAGGCGCTGGAGCTGTACCGGGTGCTGCGGGCCAGGGGTGTGCCAGCACG GCTGCTGTGGTACCCAGAGGGTGGCCACGCACTGGCTGGTGTGGAGACAGAGGCCGATGTCTTCAAGAACTGTGCGCACTggctcctccagcacctggggCAGCCCAGGCGGGATGGGAcaggccagcacagcccctaG
- the LOC128794200 gene encoding acylamino-acid-releasing enzyme-like isoform X6: MATGTEKGVEHVPFLIQAVHGPAACYRELSRFPAVTRAALRAAAGGQTFLLYTECSRPDLARRRLLRFGRHYSLRRTAGREGLAVSRTALSAEIHSQLLSQDSPTGQRRAVLKRCPRQGHELLEVWDSGGCSHSVDLTALGKHEDVYTEGPFACLAWSHSETRLLYVAEKSRPKRQPPCPWDVPGAAWPAAEDEDEEGKQFVYHEDWGEALSTRSMPVLCVLDLEGLSLSVLQGVPEDLCPGQALWSPDDRGVVFVGWWHKPFRLGLNACSNRRSGIFHLDLASGCCGERWGPGGCPGHPWDADPLLFTELLSAENGSVCSPRLSPDGQHLLYLEGVVGGPHRQCLRLRMLTWQTRQTVTVLDVVQEPTEAFTGLYAEVLPPRCWAADSRRAVLGTPQRSRTDLLLVDTETCTVTNLTAGSSEGCWELLTLQWDLLVATCSAPHHPPCLVVAVLPPAGQELPLGWVPVEDTPTVPGVTWKTLTVQPPCSGQGPTAQDTQAFEALLLSPSDGTPPHPLVVCPHGGPHAVFDARWRPSMAALCQLGFAVLLVNYRGSLGFGQASISSLLSRVGEQDVADTQLAVEQALHREPLDPHRLALLAGSHGAFIALHLLTREPERYQACALRSPVCNLPALLGTSDIPDWRYTSLGLPYSFERVPCADEVATMLLRSPIAQAAQAAVVPRGWPRTGWCGDRGRCLQELCALAPPAPGAAQAGWDRPAQPLVPTVVLGYASPRVTAGPGDHTRTRGRWSQCSQGHGCGLGFDVK, translated from the exons ATGGCCACGGGGACCGAGAAGGGTGTGGAG CATGTCCCTTTCCTCATCCAGGCGGTCCACGGCCCCGCTGCCTGCTACCGGGAGCTGAGCCGGTTTCCTGCTGTCACCCGTGCCGCCCTCAGGGCCGCGGCTGGGGGCCAGACCTTCCTGCTCTACACCG AGTGCAGCCGGCCCGACCTTGCCCGCAGGCGGCTCCTGCGCTTCGGCCGCCACTACAGCCTGCGGCGCACAGCCGGCCGCGAGGGCCTCGCCGTCAGCCGGACCGCGCTCAGCGCCGAGATCCACAGCCA GCTCCTCAGCCAGGACTCGCCCACGGGGCAGCGCCGCGCCGTGCTCAAACGCTGCCCGCGGCAGGGCCACGAGCTGCTGGAG GTGTGGGACAGCGGGGGATGCAGCCACAGCGTGGATCTCACGGCGCTGGGGAAGCATGAGGACGTCTACACGGAGG GGCCTTTTGCCTGCCTGGCCTGGTCACACTCGGAGACACGGCTCCTCTATGTGGCTGAGAAGAGCCGGCCCAAACGACAGCCCCCCTGCCCCTGGgatgtgccaggagcagcctggccagcagcagaggatgaggatgaggag GGCAAGCAGTTTGTGTACCACGAGGACTGGGGGGAGGCCCTGAGCACACGCAGCATGCCAGTCCTCTGCGTCCTGGACCTGGAGGGCCTCAGCctgtcagtgctgcagggagTCCCGGAGGACCTCTGCCCTGGCCAG GCCCTGTGGTCCCCGGATGACCGTGGTGTGGTGTTCGTGGGCTGGTGGCACAAGCCTTTCCGCCTGGGGCTGAACGCCTGCTCCAATAGGAG GTCAGGGATTTTCCACTTGGACCTGGCCAGCGGGTGCTGCGGTGAGCGCTGGGGCCCTGGGGGGtgccctgggcatccctgggatgCTGACCCCTTGTTGttcacagagctgctgtcagcagagaATGGTTCTGTCTGCTCCCCCCGGCTGAGCCCTGATGGCCAGCACCTGCTCTACCTGGAGGGGGTTGTGGGGGGGCCCCACCGGCAGTGTCTGCGCCTGCGCATG CTCACCTGGCAGACAAGGCAGACGGTGACAGTGCTCGACGTGGTTCAGGAGCCCACGGAGG CCTTCACCGGGCTCTATGCAGAGGTGCTGCCACCGCGGTGCTGGGCAGCTGACAGCCGGCGAGCCGTGCTGGGCACCCCTCAGCGGAGCCGCACG GACCTGCTGCTCGTGGATACGGAGACGTGCACCGTCACCAACCTCACAGCAG GGTCATCTGAagggtgctgggagctgctcacTCTCCAGTGGGACTTGCTGGTGGCCACCTGCTCAgccccccaccaccccccctGCCTG GTGGTGGCCGTGCTGCCACCAGCAGGCCAGGAGTTGCCCCTCGGCTGGGTGCCAGTGGAGGACACCCCAACGGTGCCTGGTGTCACCTGGAAGACCCTGACGGTGCAGCCACCCTGCAGTGGGCAGGGCCCCACTGCACAGG ATACCCAGGCTTTTGAGGCCCTGCTGCTGAGCCCCTCAGATGGCACACCACCACACCCCCTCGTTGTGTGCCCCCATG GTGGCCCCCATGCTGTCTTCGATGCCCGCTGGCGTCCGAGCATGGCTGCACTGTGCCAGCTGGGCTTCGCTGTGCTCCTGG TGAACTATCGTGGCTCCCTGGGCTTCGGCCAGGCCAGCATCAGCTCCCTGCTTTCCCGTGTGGGTGAGCAGGATGTGGCAGACACCCAG CTGGCAGTGGAGCAGGCACTGCACAGAGAGCCCCTGGACCCACACcgcctggccctgctggctggCTCCCACGGAGCCTTCATTGCCCTCCACCTCCTCACCCGTGAGCCCGAGCGTTACCAAGCCTGTGCCCTGCGCAGCCCCGTCTGCAACCTGCCCGCACTGCTGGGCACCTCTGACATCCCTGACTG GCGCTACACCTCCCTAGGGCTGCCCTACTCCTTTGAGCGGGTGCCATGTGCTGACGAGGTGGCCACCATGCTACTGCGCTCGCCCATCGCCCAGGCAGCCCAG GCTGCTGTGGTACCCAGAGGGTGGCCACGCACTGGCTGGTGTGGAGACAGAGGCCGATGTCTTCAAGAACTGTGCGCACTggctcctccagcacctggggCAGCCCAGGCGGGATGGGAcaggccagcacagcccctaGTGCCCACAGTGGTCCTGGGCTATGCCAGCCCCAGGGTGactgctggccctggggaccACACCAGGACCAGAGGCAGATGGAGTCAGTGTAGCCAGGGACATGGATGTGGGTTGGGCTTTGATGTTAAATAA
- the LOC128794200 gene encoding acylamino-acid-releasing enzyme-like isoform X5, with amino-acid sequence MATGTEKGVEHVPFLIQAVHGPAACYRELSRFPAVTRAALRAAAGGQTFLLYTECSRPDLARRRLLRFGRHYSLRRTAGREGLAVSRTALSAEIHSQLLSQDSPTGQRRAVLKRCPRQGHELLEVWDSGGCSHSVDLTALGKHEDVYTEGPFACLAWSHSETRLLYVAEKSRPKRQPPCPWDVPGAAWPAAEDEDEEGKQFVYHEDWGEALSTRSMPVLCVLDLEGLSLSVLQGVPEDLCPGQALWSPDDRGVVFVGWWHKPFRLGLNACSNRRSGIFHLDLASGCCGERWGPGGCPGHPWDADPLLFTELLSAENGSVCSPRLSPDGQHLLYLEGVVGGPHRQCLRLRMLTWQTRQTVTVLDVVQEPTEAFTGLYAEVLPPRCWAADSRRAVLGTPQRSRTDLLLVDTETCTVTNLTAGSSEGCWELLTLQWDLLVATCSAPHHPPCLVVAVLPPAGQELPLGWVPVEDTPTVPGVTWKTLTVQPPCSGQGPTAQDTQAFEALLLSPSDGTPPHPLVVCPHVNYRGSLGFGQASISSLLSRVGEQDVADTQVRGTGLRVLGGCCWEDAAVWVPMVGAPWVQLAVEQALHREPLDPHRLALLAGSHGAFIALHLLTREPERYQACALRSPVCNLPALLGTSDIPDWRYTSLGLPYSFERVPCADEVATMLLRSPIAQAAQAAVVPRGWPRTGWCGDRGRCLQELCALAPPAPGAAQAGWDRPAQPLVPTVVLGYASPRVTAGPGDHTRTRGRWSQCSQGHGCGLGFDVK; translated from the exons ATGGCCACGGGGACCGAGAAGGGTGTGGAG CATGTCCCTTTCCTCATCCAGGCGGTCCACGGCCCCGCTGCCTGCTACCGGGAGCTGAGCCGGTTTCCTGCTGTCACCCGTGCCGCCCTCAGGGCCGCGGCTGGGGGCCAGACCTTCCTGCTCTACACCG AGTGCAGCCGGCCCGACCTTGCCCGCAGGCGGCTCCTGCGCTTCGGCCGCCACTACAGCCTGCGGCGCACAGCCGGCCGCGAGGGCCTCGCCGTCAGCCGGACCGCGCTCAGCGCCGAGATCCACAGCCA GCTCCTCAGCCAGGACTCGCCCACGGGGCAGCGCCGCGCCGTGCTCAAACGCTGCCCGCGGCAGGGCCACGAGCTGCTGGAG GTGTGGGACAGCGGGGGATGCAGCCACAGCGTGGATCTCACGGCGCTGGGGAAGCATGAGGACGTCTACACGGAGG GGCCTTTTGCCTGCCTGGCCTGGTCACACTCGGAGACACGGCTCCTCTATGTGGCTGAGAAGAGCCGGCCCAAACGACAGCCCCCCTGCCCCTGGgatgtgccaggagcagcctggccagcagcagaggatgaggatgaggag GGCAAGCAGTTTGTGTACCACGAGGACTGGGGGGAGGCCCTGAGCACACGCAGCATGCCAGTCCTCTGCGTCCTGGACCTGGAGGGCCTCAGCctgtcagtgctgcagggagTCCCGGAGGACCTCTGCCCTGGCCAG GCCCTGTGGTCCCCGGATGACCGTGGTGTGGTGTTCGTGGGCTGGTGGCACAAGCCTTTCCGCCTGGGGCTGAACGCCTGCTCCAATAGGAG GTCAGGGATTTTCCACTTGGACCTGGCCAGCGGGTGCTGCGGTGAGCGCTGGGGCCCTGGGGGGtgccctgggcatccctgggatgCTGACCCCTTGTTGttcacagagctgctgtcagcagagaATGGTTCTGTCTGCTCCCCCCGGCTGAGCCCTGATGGCCAGCACCTGCTCTACCTGGAGGGGGTTGTGGGGGGGCCCCACCGGCAGTGTCTGCGCCTGCGCATG CTCACCTGGCAGACAAGGCAGACGGTGACAGTGCTCGACGTGGTTCAGGAGCCCACGGAGG CCTTCACCGGGCTCTATGCAGAGGTGCTGCCACCGCGGTGCTGGGCAGCTGACAGCCGGCGAGCCGTGCTGGGCACCCCTCAGCGGAGCCGCACG GACCTGCTGCTCGTGGATACGGAGACGTGCACCGTCACCAACCTCACAGCAG GGTCATCTGAagggtgctgggagctgctcacTCTCCAGTGGGACTTGCTGGTGGCCACCTGCTCAgccccccaccaccccccctGCCTG GTGGTGGCCGTGCTGCCACCAGCAGGCCAGGAGTTGCCCCTCGGCTGGGTGCCAGTGGAGGACACCCCAACGGTGCCTGGTGTCACCTGGAAGACCCTGACGGTGCAGCCACCCTGCAGTGGGCAGGGCCCCACTGCACAGG ATACCCAGGCTTTTGAGGCCCTGCTGCTGAGCCCCTCAGATGGCACACCACCACACCCCCTCGTTGTGTGCCCCCATG TGAACTATCGTGGCTCCCTGGGCTTCGGCCAGGCCAGCATCAGCTCCCTGCTTTCCCGTGTGGGTGAGCAGGATGTGGCAGACACCCAGGTGAGGGGTACTGggctgagggtgctggggggatgctgctgggaggaTGCTGCTGTTTGGGTACCAATGGTAGGTGCCCCATGGGTGCAGCTGGCAGTGGAGCAGGCACTGCACAGAGAGCCCCTGGACCCACACcgcctggccctgctggctggCTCCCACGGAGCCTTCATTGCCCTCCACCTCCTCACCCGTGAGCCCGAGCGTTACCAAGCCTGTGCCCTGCGCAGCCCCGTCTGCAACCTGCCCGCACTGCTGGGCACCTCTGACATCCCTGACTG GCGCTACACCTCCCTAGGGCTGCCCTACTCCTTTGAGCGGGTGCCATGTGCTGACGAGGTGGCCACCATGCTACTGCGCTCGCCCATCGCCCAGGCAGCCCAG GCTGCTGTGGTACCCAGAGGGTGGCCACGCACTGGCTGGTGTGGAGACAGAGGCCGATGTCTTCAAGAACTGTGCGCACTggctcctccagcacctggggCAGCCCAGGCGGGATGGGAcaggccagcacagcccctaGTGCCCACAGTGGTCCTGGGCTATGCCAGCCCCAGGGTGactgctggccctggggaccACACCAGGACCAGAGGCAGATGGAGTCAGTGTAGCCAGGGACATGGATGTGGGTTGGGCTTTGATGTTAAATAA